From a region of the Panicum virgatum strain AP13 chromosome 2K, P.virgatum_v5, whole genome shotgun sequence genome:
- the LOC120695710 gene encoding very-long-chain aldehyde decarbonylase GL1-1-like translates to MGAAFLASWPWDNLGFYKYVLYGPLVGKAAASRAWEAASPDRWVLLLLVLFGLRALTYQLWSSFSNMLFATRRRRVVRDGVDFEQIDREWDWDNFLILQALMAAAALYAFPSLRHLPLWDARGLAVALLAHVAATEPLFYAAHRALHASGSLYARYHSLHHSSKVPQPFTAGLATPLESMVLGALMALPLAAACAAGCGSVALAFGYALAFDGLRAMGHCNVEVFPSKPFRAIPVLRYLIYTPTYHVIHHTEREANFCLFMPLFDLVGGTLDARSWEMHEQTSAGVDEVPDFVFLAHVVDVMQSLHVPFVLRTFASTPFSVQLFLLPMWPFAFLVMLAMWAWSKTFVISCYSLRGRLHQTWAVPRYGFQYFLPFAKYGINKQIELSILRADKMGVKVLSLAALNKNEALNGGGTLFVKKHPDLRVRVVHGNTLTAAVILNEIPKGTSEVFMTGATSKLGRAIALYLCRKRVRVMMMTLSTERFQKIQKEAPAEFQPYLVQVTKYRAAQHCRTWIVGKWLSLREQRWAPPGTHFHQFVVPPIIGFRRDCTYGKLAAMRLPKDVEGLGACEYSLERGVVHACHAGGVVHFLEGYEHHEVGAIDVDRIDVVWEAALRHGLRPA, encoded by the exons ATGGGTGCCGCGTTCCTGGCTTCCTGGCCGTGGGACAACCTCGGCTTCTACAAG TACGTGCTGTACGGGCCGCTGgtcggcaaggcggcggcgtcgcgggcgtGGGAGGCGGCGAGCCCGGACCGGTgggtcctcctcctgctcgtgcTCTTCGGCCTCCGGGCGCTCACCTACCAGCTCTGGAGCTCCTTCAGCAACATGCTCTTCGccacgcgccggcgccgcgtcgTCCGCGACGGCGTCGATTTCGAGCAGATCGACAGGGAGTGGGACTG GGACAACTTCCTGATCCTGCAGGCCCtgatggcggccgcggcgctgtACGCGTTCCCGTCGCTGCGCCACCTCCCGCTCTGGGACGCCCGCGGGCTCGCCGTCGCGCTCCTCGCTCACGTCGCGGCCACCGAGCCGCTCTTCTACGCGGCGCACCGGGCGCTCCACGCCAGCGGCAGCCTCTACGCCCGCTACCACTCGCTGCACCACTCCAGCAAGGTGCCGCAGCCATTCACAG CCGGGCTGGCGACCCCGCTGGAGAGCATGGTGCTCGGCGCGCTCATGGCGCTGCCGCTGGCGGCCGCGTGCGCCGCGGGGTGCGGCTCCGTGGCGCTGGCCTTCGGCTACGCGCTGGCGTTCGACGGCCTCCGCGCCATGGGCCACTGCAACGTCGAGGTCTTCCCCAGCAAGCCCTTCCGGGCGATCCCGGTCCTCAGATACCTTATCTACACCCCGAC GTACCACGTGATCCACCACACCGAGAGGGAGGCCAACTTCTGCTTGTTCATGCCGCTGTTTGATCTCGTGGGCGGCACGCTGGACGCCCGCTCCTGGGAGATGCACGAGCAGACGAGCGCAG GGGTGGACGAGGTGCCGGACTTCGTGTTCCTGGCGCACGTGGTGGACGTGATGCAGTCGCTGCACGTGCCCTTCGTGCTGCGCACCTTCGCGTCCACACCCTTCTCCGTGCAGCTCTTCCTGCTGCCCATGTGGCCCTTCGCCTTCCTCGTCATGCTCGCCATGTGGGCCTGGTCCAAGACCTTCGTCATCTCCTGCTACAGCCTGCGCGGCCGCCTGCACCAGACGTGGGCCGTCCCGAGATACGGCTTCCAG TACTTCCTGCCGTTTGCCAAGTACGGCATCAACAAGCAGATCGAGCTGTCCATCCTGAGGGCCGACAAGATGGGCGTCAAGGTCCTCAGCCTTGCAGCTCTCAACAAG AACGAGGCGCtcaacggcggcggcacgctGTTCGTGAAGAAGCACCCGGACCTGCGCGTGCGCGTCGTCCACGGCAACACGCTGACGGCGGCGGTGATCCTCAACGAGATCCCCAAGGGCACGTCGGAGGTGTTCATGACCGGCGCCACCTCCAAGCTCGGCCGCGCCATCGCGCTCTACCTCTGCAGGAAGAGGGTCCGCGTCATG ATGATGACTCTGTCGACGGAGCGGTTCCAGAAGATCCAGAAGGAGGCGCCGGCGGAGTTCCAGCCGTACCTGGTGCAGGTGACCAAGTACCGGGCGGCGCAGCACTGCCGGACGTGGATCGTGGGCAAGTGGCTGTCGCTGCGGGAGCAGCGGTGGGCGCCGCCGGGCACGCACTTCCACCAGTTCGTGGTGCCGCCCATCATCGGCTTCCGCCGGGACTGCACCTACGGCAAGCTCGCCGCGATGCGGCTGCCCAAGGACGTCGAGGGCCTGGGCGCCTGCGAGTACTCGCTGGAGCGCGGGGTCGTGCACGCGTgccacgccggcggcgtcgtGCACTTCCTCGAGGGGTACGAGCACCACGAGGTGGGCGCCATCGACGTCGACCGCATCGACGTCGTCTGGGAGGCCGCGCTCAGGCACGGCCTCCGCCCCGCGTGA
- the LOC120695709 gene encoding WAT1-related protein At4g28040-like, whose translation MAAVAMEEYKPVAAMVVTQCIYAALALWSKAAFTGGMSPMVFVVYRQAVATAVLVPVVVAANRKKMKEMTTGLGVVGLALVFVASLVGATMNQCFYYQGVHLGSSSMATAMTNLIPAITFVMAASVGIEKVEVRRPRSLAKIFGTAVCVGGAMSMAFFKGPKLLHGGLHALLHWPPSSGSRWVTGALFLVGSSSCWSLWLILQVPICKSYVEPLALSAWMCLLSTLQSALLVSFLQPDPGAWRIRSLFELACCLFSGVFGSGVTFYLQSWCISVRGPLYSAMFNPLCTVITTVFAAIVLREELHVGSLLGAIAVIAGLYVVLWGKAGDGGKRGREPEHADDLEKTMTRSDSMLDAGNGIAEPLLPADGDLTDT comes from the exons ATGGCCGCTGTCGCCATGGAGGAGTACAAGCcggtggcggccatggtggtGACGCAGTGCATCTACGCGGCGCTGGCGCTGTGGTCCAAGGCGGCGTTCACCGGCGGCATGAGCCCCATGGTCTTCGTCGTCTACAGGCAGGCCGTGGCCACCGCCGTCCTCGTCCCCGTCGTCGTCGCGGCCAACAG gaagaagatgaaggagatGACGACGGGCCTTGGAGTGGTAGGCTTGGCGTTGGTCTTCGTCGCGTCTCTTGTCGG GGCGACGATGAACCAGTGCTTCTACTACCAAGGGGTTCATCTGGGCTCCTCGTCGATGGCAACGGCCATGACCAACTTAATTCCAGCCATCACCTTCGTCATGGCTGCATCAGTCGG AATTGAGAAGGTGGAggtgaggaggccgaggagcctGGCCAAAATATTCGGCACGGCCGTCTGCGTCGGCGGCGCCATGTCCATGGCTTTCTTCAAAGGCCCGAAGCTGCTGCACGGCGGCCTGCACGCGCTCCTCCACTGGCCGCCGTCGTCGGGCAGCCGGTGGGTGACGGGCGCGCTGTTCCTCGTCGGCAGCAGCTCCTGCTGGTCGCTCTGGCTCATCCTGCAGGTGCCCATCTGCAAGTCGTACGTGGAGCCCCTGGCGCTGTCGGCGTGGATGTGCCTCCTGTCCACGCTGCAGTCCGCGCTGCTCGTCTCCTTCCTCCAGCCGGACCCGGGCGCCTGGAGGATCCGCTCGCTCTTCGAGCTCGCCTGCTGCCTCTTCTCG GGCGTGTTCGGGTCAGGCGTGACGTTCTACCTGCAGTCGTGGTGCATCTCGGTGAGGGGCCCGCTCTACTCGGCCATGTTCAACCCGCTCTGCACCGTCATCACCACCGTGTTCGCGGCGATCGTTCTCCGGGAGGAGCTGCACGTCGGCAG CTTGTTGGGGGCCATCGCCGTCATCGCGGGGCTGTACGTCGTGCTGTGGGGCAAAGCGGGCGACGGAggcaagagagggagggagccgGAGCACGCGGACGATTTGGAGAAGACGATGACCCGGTCGGATTCGATGCTCGACGCCGGGAACGGCATCGCCGAGCCGCTCCTGCCGGCGGACGGCGATCTAACGGACACGTAg